The following proteins are encoded in a genomic region of Saccharopolyspora antimicrobica:
- a CDS encoding exo-beta-N-acetylmuramidase NamZ family protein, with product MLTAAALAVPAVGIAASSACAAPQQPTDLGFAVRTGADVLAGRNWDDVKGRRIGVVTNPTGVLSSLEHLVDVMHASGAVDIAAVFGPEHGFRGTSQAGGSEGDYRDPRTGLPVYDAYGADAAKLAGMFRKAGVEQVVFDIADVGARFYTYIWTMYTAMQAAQQVGASFLVLDRPNPLGDQVAGPRLDPRFASGVGLLPIVQQHGMTVGELARMFNRVYLPEPLPQLEVVRVEGWKGRAAGTGLPWVPPSPNMPTPDTALLYPGTGLFEGTVLSEGRGTTRPFEIIGAPGIDWRWAEELNKAGLPGVRFRETYFVPTFSKHADVTCGGVQVHRLGEVDAIRTAVTMLVTARRLYPQVFGWRPDNMIDKLSGSDRLRTMVDGGADAAEIVDSWQDEVEDFRRQREPDLLYR from the coding sequence ATGCTGACCGCGGCTGCGCTGGCCGTGCCCGCGGTCGGGATCGCGGCGAGTTCCGCCTGCGCCGCGCCGCAGCAGCCCACCGACCTCGGGTTCGCGGTGCGAACCGGGGCGGACGTGCTCGCCGGGCGGAACTGGGACGACGTCAAGGGCCGCCGGATCGGGGTGGTGACCAACCCGACCGGCGTGCTCTCGTCGCTGGAGCACCTCGTCGACGTCATGCACGCCAGCGGTGCGGTCGACATCGCCGCGGTCTTCGGGCCCGAGCACGGATTCCGCGGCACGTCCCAGGCGGGCGGCTCCGAGGGCGACTACCGCGACCCGCGCACCGGGCTGCCGGTGTACGACGCGTACGGGGCCGACGCGGCGAAGCTGGCCGGGATGTTCCGCAAGGCGGGCGTCGAGCAGGTGGTCTTCGACATCGCCGACGTGGGCGCCCGCTTCTACACCTACATCTGGACGATGTACACCGCGATGCAGGCCGCGCAGCAGGTCGGGGCCTCGTTCCTGGTGCTGGACCGGCCGAATCCGCTCGGCGACCAGGTCGCCGGGCCGCGCCTGGACCCGCGGTTCGCCTCCGGCGTCGGGTTGCTGCCGATCGTGCAGCAGCACGGGATGACCGTCGGCGAGCTGGCCCGGATGTTCAACCGCGTCTACCTGCCGGAACCGCTGCCGCAGCTGGAGGTCGTCCGGGTCGAGGGCTGGAAGGGGCGCGCGGCGGGCACCGGCCTGCCCTGGGTTCCGCCCAGCCCGAACATGCCGACACCGGACACCGCCTTGCTCTACCCCGGGACCGGGTTGTTCGAGGGCACCGTGCTCTCCGAGGGCAGGGGCACCACCAGGCCGTTCGAGATCATCGGCGCACCGGGCATCGACTGGCGGTGGGCGGAGGAGCTCAACAAGGCCGGGCTGCCCGGAGTCCGGTTCCGCGAGACCTACTTCGTGCCGACCTTCTCCAAGCACGCCGACGTCACCTGCGGCGGCGTGCAGGTGCACCGGCTCGGCGAGGTCGACGCGATCCGCACCGCGGTGACCATGCTCGTCACCGCGCGACGCCTGTACCCGCAGGTGTTCGGCTGGCGCCCGGACAACATGATCGACAAGCTCTCCGGCTCCGACCGGCTGCGCACGATGGTCGACGGCGGCGCCGACGCCGCCGAGATCGTCGACTCGTGGCAGGACGAGGTCGAGGACTTCCGACGACAACGCGAACCGGATCTGCTTTACCGCTGA
- a CDS encoding serine hydrolase domain-containing protein produces the protein MGRTILAAVALLSVTALAGSATASPGNADGHFDRPQRGFAPSGTVLRDGSPADVGLDPAPIDAALQQIAAWTERTPGREHPMYAGAVSLLVHDGVVVRRDAVGHEVRYSDGKGTELPADQREPMQVDTIFDVASISKLFTSIAALQLVDDGAVRLDAPVAEYVPEFGVNGKQSITVEQLLTHTSGLQAEAQLWKLPPEQRIPSIMQLTPEHPPGTNYTYSDPNMITLGVLVQRITGEPLDRVVAERITGPLGMRDTGYNPPAAELHRVAATEFQADPPRGMVRGEAHDENAWALGGVAGQAGVFSTADDLATLGQALLNGGTYAGNRILSEDGVARMLTDFNGEFPGNAHGLGFELDQRWYMAGLSAPHTAGHTGYTGTSLVIDPLSRSVVVLLTNRVHPSRQWGSNNQARQALAQGMARALAVRPEFGSESWSADRAGTLTTDPLGPVSGPVQVTYSAFVDTQRDSDGVDPLLLESSVDGTTWRPVAVRAAGPGAPEGTQEQLAGSGHRNWWKVRGSVAAEPGEQVRLRWRYAPDGQYTGRGVNVDGILAADRDATLLDGELQADRLHPEGWVSTDR, from the coding sequence ATGGGCAGGACGATCCTGGCGGCCGTAGCGCTGCTGTCGGTCACCGCATTGGCCGGCTCGGCAACGGCGTCACCGGGCAACGCCGACGGCCACTTCGACCGCCCGCAGCGGGGATTCGCCCCCAGCGGGACCGTGCTGCGCGACGGCTCCCCCGCCGATGTCGGGCTGGATCCCGCCCCGATCGACGCCGCGCTGCAGCAGATCGCGGCCTGGACCGAGCGGACTCCGGGCCGCGAGCACCCGATGTACGCGGGTGCCGTGAGCCTGCTGGTGCACGACGGGGTCGTGGTGCGGCGCGATGCCGTCGGGCACGAGGTGCGCTACTCCGACGGCAAGGGCACCGAGTTACCCGCCGACCAGCGGGAACCGATGCAGGTCGACACGATCTTCGACGTCGCCTCGATCAGCAAGCTGTTCACCTCGATCGCGGCGCTGCAGCTCGTCGACGACGGCGCGGTGCGGCTGGACGCGCCGGTCGCGGAGTACGTGCCGGAGTTCGGCGTCAACGGCAAGCAGTCGATCACCGTCGAGCAGCTGCTCACCCACACCTCGGGGCTGCAGGCCGAGGCGCAGCTGTGGAAGCTGCCCCCGGAGCAGCGGATTCCGTCGATCATGCAGCTCACCCCGGAGCACCCGCCGGGCACCAACTACACCTACTCCGACCCGAACATGATCACGCTCGGCGTGCTGGTCCAGCGCATCACCGGTGAACCGCTGGACCGGGTGGTGGCCGAGCGGATCACCGGGCCGCTGGGCATGCGGGACACCGGCTACAACCCGCCCGCGGCCGAGCTGCACCGCGTGGCGGCCACGGAGTTCCAGGCCGATCCGCCGCGCGGCATGGTGCGCGGCGAAGCGCACGACGAGAACGCCTGGGCGCTGGGCGGCGTCGCGGGCCAGGCCGGCGTCTTCTCCACCGCCGACGACCTGGCCACGCTGGGTCAGGCACTGCTCAACGGCGGCACCTACGCGGGCAACCGCATCCTGTCCGAGGACGGCGTGGCCCGGATGCTGACCGACTTCAACGGCGAATTCCCCGGCAACGCGCACGGATTGGGCTTCGAGCTCGACCAGCGCTGGTACATGGCCGGGCTCAGCGCCCCGCACACCGCCGGGCACACCGGCTACACCGGGACGTCGCTGGTGATCGACCCGCTGTCGCGATCGGTCGTGGTGCTGCTCACCAACCGCGTGCACCCGTCGCGGCAGTGGGGCTCGAACAACCAGGCCCGGCAGGCGCTGGCGCAGGGCATGGCGCGGGCGCTGGCGGTGCGGCCGGAGTTCGGCTCCGAGTCATGGTCCGCCGACCGCGCGGGCACGTTGACCACCGATCCGCTCGGGCCGGTCAGCGGTCCGGTGCAGGTCACCTACAGCGCTTTCGTCGACACCCAGCGGGATTCCGACGGCGTCGACCCGCTGCTGCTGGAATCCAGTGTGGACGGTACGACCTGGCGGCCGGTGGCGGTGCGGGCCGCCGGCCCGGGAGCGCCGGAAGGCACCCAGGAGCAGCTGGCCGGATCCGGGCACCGGAACTGGTGGAAGGTGCGCGGATCCGTCGCCGCGGAGCCGGGCGAGCAGGTGCGCCTGCGGTGGCGGTACGCGCCGGACGGCCAGTACACCGGGCGCGGGGTGAACGTGGACGGCATCCTGGCCGCCGACCGCGACGCGACCCTGCTGGACGGCGAGCTCCAGGCCGACCGCCTGCACCCCGAGGGCTGGGTCTCCACCGACCGCTGA
- a CDS encoding MBL fold metallo-hydrolase, translating to MIAEQRWSTAAGIRSIELGDLRISYVPDGVVGLKPRGWFLETSADDWRERAQHLDGAGHLVASIGGLLVEHGSRAMLIDAGFGPASRPDDPGNQIIGAIRGGDLLENLAVLGRAPEEIEAVAITHLHTDHIGWAHQGAFPAARFLLAEQEWKLRDEHAEDVTDEMLAALERQVETVHDGQEIFPGVRVRNSFGHTPGHASYTLTSGDQRLIAFGDALHSAVQIAEPTWPVWADVDRAEAVRTRQELVRELREPGTIGFGIHFADVQFGRAIADSGTTRWQPLP from the coding sequence GTGATTGCGGAACAGCGGTGGAGCACAGCGGCGGGCATCCGGTCGATCGAACTGGGTGACCTGCGGATCAGCTACGTCCCGGACGGCGTCGTCGGCCTCAAGCCGCGCGGCTGGTTCCTGGAGACCTCGGCGGACGACTGGCGCGAACGAGCGCAACACCTCGACGGTGCCGGACACCTGGTCGCCAGCATCGGCGGCCTGCTCGTCGAGCACGGCTCGCGGGCGATGCTGATCGACGCCGGATTCGGCCCGGCGAGCAGGCCCGACGACCCGGGCAACCAGATCATCGGCGCGATCCGCGGTGGTGACCTGCTGGAGAACCTGGCGGTGCTGGGGCGCGCTCCCGAGGAGATCGAAGCGGTCGCGATCACCCACCTGCACACCGACCACATCGGCTGGGCGCACCAGGGCGCCTTCCCGGCCGCCCGGTTCCTGCTGGCGGAGCAGGAGTGGAAGCTCCGCGACGAGCACGCCGAGGACGTCACGGACGAGATGCTGGCCGCGCTGGAGCGGCAGGTCGAAACCGTCCACGACGGGCAGGAGATCTTCCCGGGCGTGCGCGTGCGCAACTCGTTCGGCCACACGCCCGGCCATGCGTCGTACACGCTGACCTCGGGCGATCAGCGCCTGATCGCCTTCGGCGACGCGCTGCACAGCGCGGTGCAGATCGCCGAACCGACCTGGCCGGTCTGGGCCGACGTCGACCGCGCGGAGGCCGTCCGCACCCGCCAGGAACTGGTGCGGGAACTCCGGGAGCCGGGCACCATCGGCTTCGGCATCCACTTCGCCGACGTCCAGTTCGGCCGCGCGATCGCCGACTCCGGCACCACCCGCTGGCAACCCCTGCCGTGA
- a CDS encoding MarR family winged helix-turn-helix transcriptional regulator, which produces MDRSAETRELCSLISELAHNIEEHVRRCVADSELTASQAIALRELAEPLSMRELANRMHCATSNVTFVIDRLEKQGLVTRRPHPTDRRAKEIALTEEGVRQRTRIIERFSVNTPLSGLDADEQQSLHQLLRRALSDR; this is translated from the coding sequence ATGGACCGGTCCGCGGAAACCCGCGAGCTCTGCAGCCTGATCAGCGAGCTCGCGCACAACATCGAGGAGCACGTGCGGCGCTGCGTCGCGGACAGCGAGCTCACGGCGTCCCAGGCGATCGCCCTGCGCGAGCTGGCCGAACCGCTGAGCATGCGCGAACTCGCCAACCGGATGCACTGCGCGACCTCGAACGTGACCTTCGTGATCGACCGGCTGGAGAAGCAGGGCCTGGTCACCCGCCGACCGCACCCGACCGACCGGCGTGCGAAGGAGATCGCGCTGACCGAGGAGGGCGTGCGGCAGCGGACGCGGATCATCGAGCGGTTCTCGGTGAACACACCGCTGTCCGGGCTCGACGCGGACGAGCAGCAGAGCCTGCACCAGCTCCTGCGACGCGCCCTGTCCGACCGCTGA
- a CDS encoding RidA family protein, giving the protein MSHQIINPAALHDPVRFGYSHVADTSTGLVFIAGQYASDGNGEVTSADFAEQVEKSLANLRAALAAVDLDFSHVVQLRTYVVDHDLDKLAVIGRLIGEIWGDQPPTQTLTGVAALALPGMLFEIDAVAVRP; this is encoded by the coding sequence GTGTCCCACCAGATCATCAACCCGGCGGCCCTGCACGACCCGGTCCGCTTCGGCTACAGCCACGTCGCCGACACCTCCACCGGACTGGTGTTCATCGCCGGCCAGTACGCCTCCGACGGCAACGGCGAGGTGACCTCGGCGGACTTCGCCGAGCAGGTCGAGAAGTCGCTGGCCAACCTGCGCGCCGCGCTCGCCGCGGTCGACCTGGACTTCAGCCACGTCGTGCAGCTGCGCACCTACGTCGTCGACCACGACCTCGACAAGCTCGCCGTGATCGGCCGGCTCATCGGCGAGATCTGGGGCGATCAGCCGCCCACCCAGACGCTCACCGGCGTGGCCGCGCTGGCGCTGCCGGGCATGCTCTTCGAGATCGACGCCGTCGCCGTGCGGCCCTGA
- a CDS encoding PPOX class F420-dependent oxidoreductase, with product MSGIPQDREDILGKRAFGHVATIGPHGEPQSSPVWIDWDGRYLKFSQTKTRQKYRNLKREPRISVSVHDPDQPYRYVEVRGRVAKVEDDQDNRFIDKMAKKYLDEDEYPWPQPGDERVIVYVEPEHTTKQ from the coding sequence ATGTCGGGGATTCCGCAGGACCGGGAGGACATCCTGGGCAAGCGGGCCTTCGGGCACGTGGCCACCATCGGCCCGCACGGCGAACCGCAGTCCAGCCCGGTGTGGATCGACTGGGACGGCCGGTACCTGAAGTTCAGCCAGACCAAGACGCGGCAGAAGTACCGCAACCTCAAGCGGGAACCACGCATCTCCGTCTCGGTGCACGACCCTGACCAGCCCTACCGCTACGTCGAGGTGCGCGGACGGGTCGCCAAGGTCGAGGACGACCAGGACAACCGGTTCATCGACAAGATGGCCAAGAAGTACCTCGACGAGGACGAGTACCCGTGGCCGCAGCCCGGCGACGAGCGCGTGATCGTCTACGTCGAACCGGAGCACACCACCAAGCAGTGA
- a CDS encoding MurR/RpiR family transcriptional regulator — protein MASDDTSRESGEASPLVKIRSLLPGLARAEQRVANIVLADPASISRRSITEVAEAAGTSETTVTRFCKAIGVGGYPDLRIALAADTARTSTRDRELGSDIAPDDDLGQIIEKVGYADAKAVEETADQLDAAVLEPLVEDVAQARRIDVYGVGASAFVALDLQQKLHRIGLTCFAWSDTHNALTSAAVLREGDVAIGISHTGATAETVEALREARRRGATTAALTNFARSPITEVADHVLTTAVRETTYRSGAMASRIGQLTVIDCLFIGVAQRHLDQARAALEATYEAVGGHRLESRPDRRRQKEA, from the coding sequence ATGGCCAGTGACGACACGTCCCGCGAATCGGGCGAGGCGAGCCCCCTCGTCAAGATCCGCTCCTTGCTGCCCGGTCTCGCCCGAGCGGAGCAGCGAGTGGCCAACATCGTGCTCGCCGACCCGGCGTCGATCTCGCGGCGCAGCATCACCGAGGTCGCCGAAGCGGCGGGCACCAGCGAGACCACGGTCACCCGGTTCTGCAAGGCCATCGGCGTGGGCGGATATCCCGACCTGCGCATCGCGCTGGCCGCCGACACCGCGCGCACCTCCACCCGCGACCGCGAGCTCGGCAGCGACATCGCCCCGGACGACGACCTCGGCCAGATCATCGAGAAGGTCGGCTACGCGGACGCGAAGGCCGTCGAGGAAACCGCGGACCAGCTGGACGCCGCGGTGCTGGAACCGCTCGTCGAGGACGTCGCGCAGGCCCGCCGCATCGACGTCTACGGCGTCGGTGCCAGCGCGTTCGTCGCGCTCGACCTCCAGCAGAAGCTGCACCGCATCGGCCTGACCTGCTTCGCCTGGTCGGACACGCACAACGCGCTCACCTCGGCGGCGGTGCTGCGCGAAGGCGACGTGGCGATCGGCATCTCGCACACCGGCGCGACCGCCGAGACAGTCGAGGCGCTGCGCGAGGCGCGGCGGCGGGGCGCGACGACGGCGGCGCTGACCAACTTCGCCCGCTCGCCGATCACCGAGGTCGCCGACCACGTGCTGACCACGGCGGTCCGCGAGACGACCTACCGATCGGGGGCCATGGCCAGCCGGATCGGCCAGCTCACCGTGATCGACTGCTTGTTCATCGGCGTCGCGCAGCGCCACCTGGACCAGGCCCGGGCGGCGCTGGAAGCCACGTACGAAGCGGTGGGCGGCCACCGCCTCGAAAGCCGACCGGACCGCCGGCGGCAGAAGGAGGCGTGA
- a CDS encoding N-acetylmuramic acid 6-phosphate etherase yields the protein MSQDRAVRVDAPTERNNPRTRDIDLLPTLDILHVLNGEDRTVPVAVGRVLPELARTVDMAVTALRAGGRVHYVGAGTSGRLAVLDAAELIPTFNVPPDWIVAHQAGGPDAFRRAVENAEDDVASGAAEIRESASPDDLVIGLAASGRTPFVLAALEAAQQLGAKTALVTSNPDVGQVPADVVIAVDTGPEPISGSTRMKAGTAQKLVLTSFSTAVMIRMGRTYSNLMVSMLATNAKLRGRTIGILQEATSASEEICEAALTASDGDLKTALVHLLTGADVESSAAALAVADGQVREALRALTQ from the coding sequence ATGAGCCAGGACCGCGCAGTGCGGGTGGATGCTCCGACCGAGCGCAACAACCCGCGGACGCGGGACATAGATCTGCTGCCGACGCTGGACATCCTGCACGTGCTCAACGGCGAGGACCGCACCGTCCCGGTGGCGGTCGGCCGGGTCCTGCCCGAGCTGGCGCGCACGGTGGACATGGCGGTCACCGCGCTGCGCGCGGGCGGCCGCGTGCACTACGTGGGCGCGGGGACCTCCGGCAGGCTCGCCGTGCTCGACGCGGCGGAGCTGATCCCGACCTTCAACGTGCCCCCGGACTGGATCGTCGCGCACCAGGCGGGCGGTCCCGACGCCTTCCGGCGGGCCGTGGAGAACGCCGAGGACGACGTCGCCTCCGGTGCCGCCGAGATCCGCGAGAGCGCATCGCCCGACGACCTGGTGATCGGCCTGGCGGCGTCCGGGCGCACCCCGTTCGTGCTGGCCGCGCTGGAAGCCGCGCAACAGCTCGGGGCGAAGACCGCGCTGGTCACCTCCAACCCGGACGTCGGGCAGGTGCCCGCGGACGTGGTGATCGCGGTGGACACCGGTCCCGAACCGATCAGCGGCTCCACCCGGATGAAGGCGGGCACCGCGCAGAAGCTGGTGCTCACCTCGTTCTCCACCGCGGTGATGATCCGGATGGGCCGCACCTACTCGAACCTGATGGTCAGCATGCTCGCCACCAACGCGAAGCTGCGCGGCCGCACGATCGGGATCCTGCAGGAGGCGACCAGCGCTTCCGAGGAGATCTGCGAAGCGGCGCTGACGGCCTCCGACGGAGACCTGAAGACGGCGCTGGTGCACCTGCTGACCGGCGCCGACGTCGAGAGCTCGGCGGCAGCGCTGGCGGTCGCCGACGGCCAGGTCCGGGAGGCCCTCCGCGCCCTCACGCAGTAG
- a CDS encoding MerR family transcriptional regulator yields the protein MRIGELAEATGTTTRALRYYEEQGLLHPERSANGYRVYGPGAVAVVENIQLLLAAGLTTEDLRAIDGCLLDPVHACADPTTKIRLFEQRLAVVQRRIDELSRVRGRLVDQLAELGGASVAA from the coding sequence ATGCGGATCGGTGAACTGGCCGAGGCGACCGGCACCACCACGCGGGCGCTGCGCTACTACGAGGAGCAAGGACTGCTGCACCCGGAGCGGTCGGCCAACGGCTACCGGGTCTACGGCCCCGGCGCGGTCGCGGTGGTGGAGAACATCCAGCTGCTGCTCGCGGCCGGGCTCACCACCGAGGACCTGCGGGCGATCGACGGATGCCTGTTGGATCCGGTGCACGCCTGCGCCGATCCGACCACCAAGATCCGGCTGTTCGAGCAGCGGTTGGCGGTGGTCCAGCGGCGGATCGACGAGCTGTCCCGGGTTCGGGGACGGCTCGTCGACCAGCTGGCGGAACTGGGCGGTGCGTCGGTCGCGGCCTGA
- a CDS encoding nitroreductase family deazaflavin-dependent oxidoreductase produces MNEQVIREFRANGGKVGGNFDGVPLLLLTTTGARSGRLRTNPAVHLRDGHRLVVFASNGGAPVPPAWYFNLVANPQVVVEVGDATRTAVATVVDGAERDRLWARQVAAYPQFAQFQERAGRLIPVVALEPVA; encoded by the coding sequence GTGAACGAGCAGGTGATCCGGGAGTTCCGGGCGAACGGCGGGAAGGTCGGCGGGAACTTCGACGGGGTGCCGTTGCTGCTGCTCACCACCACCGGGGCGCGGAGCGGCCGGTTGCGCACCAACCCCGCCGTCCACCTCCGCGACGGGCACCGGCTCGTCGTGTTCGCCTCCAACGGCGGCGCACCGGTTCCACCCGCCTGGTACTTCAACCTGGTGGCGAACCCGCAGGTCGTGGTGGAGGTCGGTGACGCGACCCGTACGGCGGTGGCAACGGTCGTCGACGGTGCCGAGCGCGACCGGCTCTGGGCTCGGCAGGTGGCGGCGTATCCGCAGTTCGCGCAGTTCCAGGAGCGCGCGGGACGGCTCATCCCGGTGGTCGCCCTGGAGCCGGTGGCTTGA
- a CDS encoding MFS transporter, producing MTGTLLPHRALLLVLTGCAFLLGTGEIMIAGLLPEIAAGLGVSLPLAGTLISVFALTVVVGGPLLALATGGVDRRPLVLGLLGVFAASNVIAALSSSYLLLVGSRALAAFAHAALMPLFFGVAVDLVPADKRATAVARVSLGLGLATVAGLPIGAAVGNRLGWRATFWGLSALVIVVVALLWVLLPPGQRAAESRLAELRVLRERAVLLTAATTALGAGAAFTAYTYIAPLLTEVTGFAPVTVTALLLVFGFGGTIGNVLGGKLADRDLMRTICGSLAVLGAALLLLGAVATNKPLTAAALFAFGTAYYAVIPAVNTRMLEVASQQARTLALTVQSSAFNSGIAAGGWFGGQLIGRGLPLQAVAVAGGGLAVVAALVAAFDAVGARRGIGALR from the coding sequence ATGACCGGAACGCTTCTCCCGCACCGCGCGCTGCTCCTGGTGCTGACCGGCTGCGCCTTCCTGCTCGGCACCGGCGAGATCATGATCGCCGGCCTGCTGCCGGAGATCGCGGCAGGGCTCGGCGTCTCGTTGCCGCTCGCCGGAACGCTGATCAGCGTGTTCGCTCTGACCGTCGTCGTGGGAGGGCCGCTGCTCGCGCTCGCCACCGGCGGCGTCGACCGTCGGCCGCTGGTGCTCGGGCTGCTGGGCGTCTTCGCCGCGAGCAACGTGATCGCGGCACTGTCGTCGTCCTACCTGCTGCTGGTCGGCTCGCGCGCGCTGGCTGCGTTCGCGCACGCCGCGCTGATGCCGCTGTTCTTCGGCGTAGCCGTGGATCTCGTACCTGCGGACAAGCGCGCCACCGCAGTGGCACGGGTGTCCCTCGGCCTCGGTCTGGCCACTGTCGCCGGCCTGCCGATCGGTGCTGCCGTCGGGAACCGGCTCGGCTGGCGGGCGACGTTCTGGGGGCTGTCGGCGCTGGTCATCGTGGTAGTGGCGCTCCTGTGGGTTCTGTTGCCGCCAGGACAGCGGGCGGCTGAGAGCCGGCTCGCCGAGTTGCGCGTGCTTCGCGAACGCGCGGTGCTGCTCACCGCCGCGACGACCGCGCTCGGAGCAGGAGCGGCGTTCACGGCGTACACCTACATCGCCCCGCTGCTCACCGAGGTGACCGGTTTCGCGCCGGTCACCGTCACAGCTCTCCTGCTGGTCTTCGGCTTCGGCGGCACGATCGGCAACGTGCTCGGCGGGAAGCTCGCCGATCGCGATCTGATGCGCACGATCTGCGGCTCGCTGGCCGTGCTCGGTGCGGCGTTGCTGCTGCTCGGGGCGGTCGCGACGAACAAGCCGCTCACCGCTGCGGCGCTGTTCGCCTTCGGCACGGCCTACTACGCGGTGATCCCGGCGGTGAACACCCGCATGCTCGAAGTGGCATCGCAGCAGGCCAGGACGCTTGCGCTGACCGTGCAGAGCTCGGCGTTCAACAGCGGGATCGCCGCTGGGGGCTGGTTCGGCGGCCAGTTGATCGGACGCGGGCTCCCGCTCCAGGCGGTGGCGGTCGCCGGTGGAGGGCTCGCAGTGGTGGCCGCCCTGGTCGCTGCGTTCGACGCGGTCGGTGCTCGGCGGGGGATCGGAGCGTTGCGGTGA
- a CDS encoding cysteine dioxygenase family protein: MTTQLIELAGTIREQVRRGLPAAQTAELVEDALKPFLTAPDLLSPVQRVGDPDHYRQHVLHVEPDGSFSIVALVWLPGQQTPVHDHISWCVTGVHEGVEHEQRYVLREGDLVPAEQTTNHPGEVCGFAPPGDIHLVRNAGSVKAISIHVYGADIAVLGSSVRRCYELGATA, translated from the coding sequence ATGACGACGCAGCTGATCGAACTGGCCGGAACCATTCGCGAGCAGGTGCGGCGCGGCCTGCCGGCGGCGCAGACCGCGGAACTGGTCGAAGACGCGCTGAAGCCCTTCCTCACCGCCCCCGACCTGCTGAGCCCGGTGCAGCGCGTGGGCGACCCCGACCACTACCGGCAGCACGTGCTGCACGTGGAACCCGACGGCAGCTTCTCGATCGTCGCGCTGGTCTGGCTGCCGGGCCAGCAGACGCCGGTGCACGACCACATCTCCTGGTGCGTCACGGGAGTGCACGAGGGCGTGGAGCACGAGCAGCGCTACGTCCTGCGCGAGGGCGACCTGGTCCCGGCGGAGCAGACCACCAACCACCCCGGCGAGGTGTGCGGTTTCGCGCCGCCGGGGGACATCCACCTGGTCCGCAACGCGGGCTCGGTGAAGGCGATCTCGATCCACGTCTACGGAGCGGACATCGCCGTTCTGGGCTCCAGCGTCCGCCGCTGCTACGAGCTCGGCGCTACGGCCTGA
- a CDS encoding LysR family transcriptional regulator, whose translation MVDPRYIRMFHAVVRAGSYAGAARELGYSQPAVSQQMRALERAVGTPLFTRAGRSLRLTAAGEVLARHAGSALRDLAAAQNQITAIRQLRTGHIRICAFPSASATIVPAVAARIARHHPDLRIQLVEAEPPDSVETLRRGECDVALAFTYPGAAEELDDGDLLGVAVLDDPVVVVLPSGHRLAERRSVELADLAGERWIAGCTRCRDHFVQECRAVGFEPDIAFTTDDNLAVQGLVAAGVGIALMPGLVLSFLRHPKVTSRRVRRLDDRRVSAYVLRDHHRIPATALMLETFRQVGTAARR comes from the coding sequence ATGGTGGACCCGCGGTACATCCGGATGTTCCACGCCGTGGTCCGGGCCGGTTCGTACGCCGGTGCGGCGCGCGAGCTCGGTTACAGCCAGCCCGCGGTCAGCCAGCAGATGCGGGCCCTGGAGCGAGCCGTCGGCACGCCGCTGTTCACCAGGGCGGGGCGATCGCTGCGGTTGACCGCGGCCGGTGAGGTGCTGGCCAGGCACGCGGGTTCCGCGCTGCGCGACCTCGCCGCCGCGCAGAACCAGATCACGGCGATCCGGCAGCTGCGCACCGGGCACATCCGGATCTGCGCGTTCCCCAGCGCCAGCGCCACGATCGTGCCCGCTGTGGCGGCGCGGATCGCCCGCCACCACCCGGACCTGCGCATCCAGCTCGTCGAGGCGGAGCCGCCCGATTCGGTGGAGACGCTGCGGCGCGGCGAGTGCGACGTCGCGCTCGCCTTCACCTACCCGGGAGCGGCCGAGGAGCTGGACGACGGCGACCTGCTCGGCGTGGCGGTGCTGGACGACCCGGTGGTCGTCGTGCTGCCCAGCGGGCACCGGCTGGCCGAGCGGCGGTCGGTGGAGCTGGCCGATCTCGCCGGTGAACGGTGGATCGCGGGGTGCACCCGCTGCCGGGACCACTTCGTGCAGGAGTGCCGTGCGGTCGGCTTCGAACCGGACATCGCGTTCACCACCGACGACAACCTCGCGGTGCAGGGCCTGGTCGCGGCGGGCGTCGGGATCGCGCTCATGCCCGGCCTGGTGCTGTCGTTCCTGCGGCACCCGAAGGTGACCAGCCGCCGCGTGCGCAGGCTCGACGACCGCCGGGTGTCGGCGTACGTGCTGCGCGACCACCACCGCATCCCGGCCACCGCGCTGATGCTGGAGACGTTCCGCCAGGTGGGCACTGCTGCTCGCCGGTGA